The DNA window TGATCTCtctaaaagatacaaaacaaagaTTTCCCCAGAAATACAGAGAATTTCAACgtttatttgtaaaatattgTAATGTTGGTAGTAGCAAGATACCTTCATTTGGTCATGGttttagcatgttttttttaacaaatagcACATTATATACAggctttgtattttttctcctgTGACCGAAAAAACAGCAATGAACACTGGCAAATTAGGCAAGCTTGAGGTTGACTGGAGTGCAATTTGTAAGTTACATCAAAgactttgaaaataatttttatgGATACAAGAATACACTCCATACTCACTTTTCTGTTGTGAAGATGTAACCAATCACACTCTTAGATGATCCAAGAATAATTCCGACAAAGCACGAGACTGCAACTGGATTAAATATTGGAATAGCACAAATGCCAGCAATTAACAAATATGgacaatgtattttaaaaaatgacatacaGATTTTAAAAGCTTAAAGTATAATGCTATACAGTAAACCAGAGTTCTTCACATATATTTATGAGCTGAACATTTAAAGGGACACTCCAgagatttagttttttatttctgcAAAGTTGTGTCATTCACAGGAGAATTCACATTTATTGCTCATAAAAGAGGacctttctgctgagtacaatGATGCCTCCCACAAGAGTCTACCACAAACTATGGAATGTGAATCTATGTAAAAGTTTTGCgcctttctgtttttctctttgaaCTCTATGGCAAATTTCAGTCTCCACAAGCAAAAACTGTGGCCGCAAGacgatggggaaaaaaacaaaactgaaagagctgctaaaaaaagaattgtaaaaacaacactacatCAGACGATCGCCGATTGGTTTAGAAATTGCCAAACCAATGACTCTAGGTGAATACTTCATTTTGTAGAGTTGACTGGTAATATGTGAATTTGCTTTGGGTGGACGTTAGCCTCCATAGCTGCATATGTTCTTACATGTGCAGATGACGGAGACCTTGCCAGATGTCGTGGCCTGTTCAGTGTTTCCAGCACCAAGAGCATTCCCAACCCGCACACTGGCAGCTACCCCAAATCCCATTGGAATCTATGGTgaagaaacaaaatacaaaacactgtcattttttttttcaaataaaaaattcattttaataaaatgatgGTTTGAGGATGGTTTGGAAATGTGATGAAGATGACTTATGAAATCTaaaaatatgtagaaatgtaTGGTAATACTGAAATTTACTCTCGATTTGGATATTGTAAAATGATCCATTGTCATTTGACGCTCTAATATGAATTGTACTTAAGTTTTCTTTGgttaattttgttcattttcaacTTCTACAACTTactaaatatttgtttaaaaaagtcataactGCTAAAGTAGTGACAAATGAGCtgttgaggattttttttttgtatcaaaaTTAGTTACAGGCAAGGCCGGCTCTATGCTGGGGCAAAAGGGGGCTGAacccccttaaataaatgtcttgccccctcaaatcaaaattttagaaagcacattttaatacactcacaaaattaatatagtaaatagtaaaaaggacagtggtggaagaagtattcagatcctttactatagtaaaagtactaataccacactgtgaaatgactccactccgctcattttaactatctAATAAacagtggtttaatttataaaaatgggtaatcattttaaatgtatcatgtttttcattttcaatcttgacctgaaaagtaactaaagctgtcagctaaatgtagaggagtaaaaagtacaatatttgcctcaaaacgtagtggagtagaagtaaaaagttacataaaatgtacataaaagtaccaagtccagtacttgagtaaatgtacatagttactttccatcattgctacctgcctcttctaacttatacatatcaattaagagtcctccttcagacactgtatgaggattaaagggatagtttctgcattattatacaaaacttatacatacaattattgtcaatgccctcctgaggataaccctttaaggttttattgatcggcccctaggtggcactgtggtggcagtctaatttcagatttggtaccgtggccacactataacacttaaagcaatgaaattcataggggtggtatagactggcccctgtaacgcacacaccccgacggcagcatgccccgacacgcgtgtactgcgagggcccgttcagtactgcttgcagtcctagtttttattattattattaaaccagTAGAGACATATAACACCAGAGCACTGATCAAAATattttaacacagttaagcatcTTTTATCAATAAATTAAAGAGAGTTCAAATAGGAATTAACACATACCAGTGCAGAATATTTAGAAAAGCAACAAACAACAATTCACAGTccaaattagataaaaaatacaCTGCACCATAATTACCACAAATGCAATAGTGACCATCTGATGCACCACTGACTGAGCTCCCAGCTCAACCTCACTGATCACACCAGCCAACAGTCCTCCGATTTCAAAAGTCCACCACTCCAGACAGAGCATAAGCATGCTGGAAATGGCCATCTTGCTGAACAGAGCCCATTCCTGCAGACAGTCCAGTGACCAACCTAGGGGCAGAGTTTAACAagttaaaggtaaaaaaaaattatctttaaaatatctagaaaatttGTTGGCAGCCTTTACTAAAATGAGagcattgttggccaaaaacagagagaaaatgtcAGAATAGAGCCACAAATGGTATTTTGAGACTTATAATGTAAATATGATATGATTTTGTAAAAGTGCAgcaaggacccaagtgcaaactggacaccgaagaaataactcaggagatttggaatcgaaagctagccgagctagggaaactcaaaactagacttaaaGTTGGCAAAAGTGAGAGGTTAAGGCACTGGGCAGTAGACTATTTAACATTTGAGCTGACTAAAAGGTTAAAgcacttttttaaatacagtatataagctatatatttttcaaattgtAGAATACAAAATGCTTTGgactacaccaatgataaatttaattttaaagaaatacagTTTAATTTTGTATGATTTATTGTCacagcctgaagagccacatggcTCCGGAGTCGCAGCTTATACGCCTAGTCTAGacctatgttatatattatgttaaatacttgaattatcccaaatgtttccaacaatgttGAAGATAAATCTATAGTTGTATTCAAGCTAACAGGGCACCACAATATCAACACTGACCACCACATGCTGATTTACAAACAGCTTACTGATTCACTGGCACACCAGAAATAAGAGAAGAGTTAATGTAGAGCTAATGTGCTGCTTGCTGATACCATTAGATGATCACAAGGTACACAGTGTACTGTGACATTACTTTGCTTATTATTATGAGTCGACTATCCATACAGCTACTGTAGCTAAAGGTATGTGCTGAAGTTAATAATCAGATTTTCCAGCACTGTTATCAGAGGTCAAAACAATCACACTAAAAATAACTtcaccctctatggtacacattattatgccagttagggaaaaaaaagtttggagtgttttttgtcttaaattagactaaataaacattatctaaagaaaaaaaatctgaagtttttggggtttttgttgtccgtaggcaacattgtatcataacagtgcacaactgaaaaagaaagtttttaaattaattttaacataatttattttaagattcaatagcttcaacagggtacaatacataacatttcaaatttaaaaacattataaaaggatcttttttaaccagtttcttGTCTGGATGTTGCcagtaggcaacattgtaccattgaaccaacgacccattgaacaTGCTAAGTATATgcaactatcaaaaatgaatgtttactcacctatcagtaggaatatatatttttccagatggaaaaaagggccaggaaattacgctttgagtgatttttttgtggcacaaaatggcaaagctttttcctttgaaaaaaagtctgcaaaatagggtttcaatatggcctcctggaggtcgtgtgacaaattaaagcattgctcgtggttccctatactcttccctcctttttaaagtatcacaacactcaaaaacatgcattgtagaaatttggaaggccaaaaatgggaatgttgactgagggcaacaccgtaccatagagggttaatgagcatgttgaatgtttttacaAGGCAATGCCCAACCCATGAAATCTGTTCTGCTTTCTGCTATCGCAGCACAGGATTAAAAATCATTCATCCTATCAGCTGTCAAAATGCAAAAGCAAAGAAATACATTGATAAAACTTACCAGACCAAGTTGCCTTGTGTAACCCCATACAGTAGATGTAAATGTACAATATCAGAGCCAAAGCTGACTGTGTGAtagcattagcagcagcagatcCACTGTATATGAAAGGAGTTACAACacagttagaagaggcaggtggTTCCCTGACATTCACAACCTGTGATATGTGAAAACCATAAATTAAAGGTTGATACAAATATGTTTGAAAATATCTTTGCTTGGCTTATTGCATAGTAAATATAAACAACTTACGCAACACCCATGTCCAGCACATAGAGGAGGATGTAGTTGATAAGTGCATTAATAACATTCCCAATGACTCCAGTTATCACCTGAGGCCAGATGATACCCTATCAATTAAAGCACAACATAGTCTCATTGTGGACCTTAATAGTTCTTCAGCTATCATTGTGTTTCTGTTCATATGCACTGTACCTGGTTCTGTAGATACCTTCCCTGCAGCTGGTACATGAAAACAGCCTGTAGACAGAACGGTgaatatgaattaaaaaaaattaaagaaaccaACAAATGGGAGAAGGACAGGAAAGAGAGCTAATAGCGCTACAGAGTGTAGAGATTTTGATTGATGGGTGATAAATGACCTAGGTATGGTAGAAATGTTGACCTTATGATGGCGAGGACGGAGGCGTTGATGGCAAAGTGGATTGTGAGCAGAGAAGCTGAGACTCCTCaaccttctcctcttcctcttcctctccatcGTCCAAGAAGTAGGAGCCAGAGGATGTTCTCTTTCAGAGATGTCTCAGAGAGAGGCGTTGTATCTACACCCATCTGAAGCTCAGTCTGAACAGCATTATGGACAGGGTAGGGGGTTGTTCTGAGGTGTCTGGGGTCAGGGGGGAGGATTCCTCTGTACCCGTCCAGAGGGGTGGCAGAAACGTTTGCTTGTAGCTTGTCATGTTGGTTGTTCAATGTCTGGTTTCGACTCAGCTCTCTCCTCCTTATATCGTGCTGTAGAGAGTGGCGGGGGGTGAGAGGTGTGTTCTAGAAGGACAAagattttttcacctttttcttcCATCATGTCCCTCCAGGCAGGGACCGGCACATTCACCAGGGTCCTGAACACCCCACAGTCTGAATTAAAACACTCCAAGACAAAGTCCTCCTCCGCGGTTTCCTTCTTCCTAGACGTACAGATAGTGGCACGGAAGAACCAAGGACTGTCTGCGACATTTTTTCAACAGCCAAATGGAGCTGAAAACGATTTTTCTCCGGTCAAGGTTGGGTTCAGGGGGTAAAATCCCCTCTTTTACCCGTTCAGCAGGCTCGAGAGAAGGTTCCGATCTTGCCTTTTTCAAATGAGGAAGGCTCATGTTTATCATTTTCTTAAGGGCTCGAGGGTGTCCCCTTGAAAAAATTGTGCTATTTTACCACTAGCAGCACACCCCAGTTGTTGGAAGACAGCGCAGCCATGCAGGATAAAGGTCCCCAGAATTCTCCCTCTTCCTTCTGATACAGAGATCCCCAGTTTTATACTTGAACAAATACCCCCAGCATCCACATTGTTCATAGGGTGTTTAAGACCACTCAGTGGTTTCTGGGTCCAGATACATAATACTTTTCTTGGGAGCTCCCTTTACCGGTGGTGATTCTTCTTCACAGATGACCGAGCCGCCTTTGATCAATTCGACAAATCTCTTGAGTTGCAATGCATGGATTTCCTTGTTGCTCGTGTCAGGAATGGTGTTGCTGTTTACCGCCATTGTCGCAGAATGGATCAAGCTGACGTCACTGTTCTATCCTCCCACAGAGTCTTATGGAGATGAAATTCCACGCCCACCCCTTCTCATTGGTTAACCCTGATAGAGGGGCAGGGTTTTTAATCATTCCTTGTTGCGAATGGTTAACCCCAAAACGGTGGGTGGGGTTCTTATAATTTAACGCAATATTTTCTTGTTATTCTCTCGTTACTTTCCATACACAGCTGCAGGACACTTCAGGTGGAGGATGTGACGCAAGTTGAGCCGATCATAAATCATTGGGGTTGAGTTCTAGGAGGGTGGGAGGGGAGAGgggagggtcaaaggtcaacattTCTTACATACCTAGATCATAAGTCACCCATCAATCTAAATCTTGACACTTTGTAGGGCTATTAACTGTCTCAGGGATGTTGTGTCTTAGGGTGGATTGAACTCACTGGTAGAGCAGGCATGAAGATGTTCACATACAACTGGGAGAGTCTGAGAGCAAACATACAGAAGCACATGTATTTGTGAAACTAAATCAGATGAGTATGTAAATATGCATGGGTAAATGTGCAATATATTACTGTTATTGAAGCAGAAAGAAGTTATTGTCCATCATCATGTAAGGTATCAGGTTAAGGTTGCATGGTAGTGAATTGATAAAGGATGTAAACCAAGACAAtgttacttttaaaataataaatattacatacCTCTTGTtatgaattaaacatttaatttataaccAATCAAAAACACACTTGAACAATAGAGTCAGAGGTTTTTTCCATTTACAGTGGTAGTCGGTAAGATCTTATGgtgcttaattttttttattaactccTGATTAATTTCTGTGTAACTGACATTATTGAGCCAGTTTTCTGActtacagtaaatattttttttctacctgATCTACTTTTAATTGCCACTCTTAACAGAGCGTGTTTTGCAGCTTACATTTCCTATTTTCTACCTAATTAGTTCTTGTTTCTCAACTGTTCGTAATGCACCCTTTCAGGATTCTTGGAACCATTGTACTTTCTAGCAAATCAGCTCATGTCCCCACAAGTTTAAGAGGATCCCAAGCAGCAACTTCTGGgctccttaccagatgcccaaaccacctcagctggctcctttcgacgcaaaGGAGCAGCGgatctactccgagctccctccgaatgtctgagctcctcaccctatctctaaggctgagcccagccaccctacggaggaagctcatttcggccgcttgtatccgcaatctcattctttcggtcactacccagaGCTCATGACCATGGTgaccgggggtcagcacgcccagatCCCCGCCTCTGTCTGCCGCCCTACTCTCTACGCACCCGACCCTTACACCACCCTGCgggtggtgggcccacaggttgCAAGCTTTTGTtctattatatatttgtttttatcacaaataaacacatggaCCAATGATAAAATGGTGGACAAGCCTATTACATGCAAGACTCCTGATCATTTTTGATTCCAGCTGGGATCTTACATTTGGGGTTTTGAACCAATTTGTATGAATGCTCCCAACAGTTcataaataaatgttcaaaCCAGTTCCATGTAGGTTGACATGGTGAGACAAATTGAGGAAACTGGCGATGATGAGTGAAATATGAGCCAGTAGAGACTAAAAGAGAGCtaaaagagagtgaatattTAACTTATATTTGTCAAATGGCCATTTTTCTGTAACTGCTGAATGTGTGTCATCATGTTTTACACTGTTGTTGGATGCTGACCGTGCGACCTCCGGGCTCTGTTTGACAGCGAGTAGCATGGGCTCTGTGTTGACGAGAATAGTCCAGCAGGGGAAGCAGGCCAGGAGCAGAATCAAAACGCCTCTTTGGAGAAGGACTCCCACACGCTTTAGGTTTCCACTTCCATACGTCTACATGAAACAGAACTCAGATCAGACAGACATCAACAGTTGCCACTCCAAGAGAGAACTCagcaacagagaaaaaaggttgATGGAGTATTAAAGGAAGGAAAAACAATCCCTGATGAGATTGTACCTGAGATATGAGGGTATCACAGGCCGATGCCAAACCAGTTCCAACTGAAACTCCAGTGACATTGATAACCTttataacaaaacataaaaacaacgtCACTATTCATCTCAATCAGACTGTAACAGCAGTAAGAGTTTGACTGTGTGTGATTCTagagtattttaattttatgctatttatactttatattatacagatgaacaaaaaaatctatGAACATATCAAGTGCAATGCACtgttacagtaaataaaagcataaagtaTTAGGAAGAACAATATAGTTtactgcatcaataataatgatctaaaataatatataattctaGCCAAATCTGGGTGAAATAACTTTAatacttaattaaaaataaaaataaagtgcttaccaaatgtattagaccatcagtttgtgccacagctgtccaAAATTTACAGCattaataatttacaaaataattttttatgtttctgtaatggttaatacaccagtatgtagaaacTTTTTAAccgaaattatatttttaataataatccattttcaaatttactgtttcacaaaaaaataggaAAGCGCATTATTGTTTCATAATTaatatgtcaaattatagttatttacttgcattcctgaacagaaaatacTTTTAGTGGTAGAatgttatttaatttcataCTTCTCAGAGAATCCCAGTGAGCCGGCTCAAATTcgggtataaaaaggtgaattcagtttgttatttgccaaataaataacaataacattttagtttttaacacGCTTTTGAaggatttctaaaatatttttattttctcatttttatttttatggtctaataaatttgttaagcactgtatgtattttttacttttgaagcAGGAGTTCTACTTGTAATATGGCATTCACAAATTGTGTTATTGCTCTTTTAAGAGCAGAAAAAGACCTCAGTACTGTGATACCTGGATCACAAAGCACATGAAGgtgcatgagaaaaacaaaaggaggCTGAAAGTAAAAGCTGTTGTAGGTTGTGTTTCCTCACTGATATTGCTAACGCCACTCCTGCGAGCTCAGCTTCCCCCAGATGACCACAGAACACAGTGCTGACAAAATTGATGAGAAAGACCATCAATTGTGAAATGATCTGAAATGCAAGCagaatggagaaaaaaacatttccttaaaacacaaaaaaaatccacaagaAATAAACCACAGTTTTTAGGTGCTGTGTCCACTCATACTTACCACAGGTCCTGCGAGTTTGAAAAGTTGAATAAACTCCTTTTTGAAATCCAACGGCAGCCAGTTCTTGATGCATCTCTGACACTTTGTAAGGAAAGTACATAAAGTATCTCTGGGAATAGCTTCACTCGGACTCTTCATTCTGACTGTTCTGTTAACAAATATTTGTCCCAAATCTTCCATTTCTAAATAAGAGGAACCCTGTGCAGCTGAATGTCTTTAGCCACTCAGCTCTGCTTTGGGGCTGTTGAACCAGGTTGAACATTCTTCAGATGGGACGGCCCATTTTGCACTCGTCCCACTTCTGCCTTTTACATTTAGGAGGAATTCAAATCATTCAACTGAATAATTATCTGGCCTGATTGCGATTCAGTcgcaaaaaacaacacaccCTTTATTTTCTGTATGTT is part of the Centropristis striata isolate RG_2023a ecotype Rhode Island chromosome 11, C.striata_1.0, whole genome shotgun sequence genome and encodes:
- the LOC131980266 gene encoding multidrug and toxin extrusion protein 1-like gives rise to the protein MKSPSEAIPRDTLCTFLTKCQRCIKNWLPLDFKKEFIQLFKLAGPVIISQLMVFLINFVSTVFCGHLGEAELAGVALAISVINVTGVSVGTGLASACDTLISQTYGSGNLKRVGVLLQRGVLILLLACFPCWTILVNTEPMLLAVKQSPEVARLSQLYVNIFMPALPAVFMYQLQGRYLQNQGIIWPQVITGVIGNVINALINYILLYVLDMGVAGSAAANAITQSALALILYIYIYCMGLHKATWSGWSLDCLQEWALFSKMAISSMLMLCLEWWTFEIGGLLAGVISEVELGAQSVVHQMVTIAFVIPMGFGVAASVRVGNALGAGNTEQATTSGKVSVICTFAVSCFVGIILGSSKSVIGYIFTTEKEIIQRVADVIIIYGFFHPADAIAVVTGGIIRGTGQPRIGAICNLVGYYCIGLPIGVALMFAAKMGIIGLWLGMSICFTLQGIFFIIFLCKLNWRKAAEEAMVRAGTEKTETLAVKNTEHASTVRGESQFSVISSNALSYEECSSDVQVLGQGRDASSDAAAPQRLTRRLLVHRGLTVLFMVLTLVVGIITSKLLLKVK